From Paenibacillus sp. GP183, one genomic window encodes:
- the lon gene encoding endopeptidase La, translating to MGPNKLKVRRLPLLPLRGLLVYPSMVLHLDVGREKSVKALERAMIDDSMILLCSQSEMNIEEPSIEDIYQIGTIAKVRQMLKLPNGTIRVLVEGMLRAEITEFQANDEYYEVTVKELPEQEITDPEIDALMRTVLGQFENYINLSKKVTPETLAAVSDIDEPGRLADVICSHLPLKIKDKQEILETVDVRERLEKMLSILNNEREVLELERKISQRVKKQMEKTQKEYYLREQMKAIQKELGDKEGRAGEVDELRALMAETELPDKVKDKVEKEIERLEKMPNTSAEGGVIRNYIDWLLGLPWSNRTEDVLDIDKAEMILNEDHYGLEKPKERVLEYLAVQKLVQQMKGPILCLVGPPGVGKTSIARSIARSMNRQFLRISLGGVRDEAEIRGHRRTYVGAMPGRIIQGMKNAGSNNPVFLLDEIDKMAMDFRGDPASALLEVLDPEQNSTFSDHFIEVPFDLSNVMFITTANAVHNIPRPLLDRMEVLYIPGYTEIEKLQIALKYLLGKQKKDHGLQVDQLIVDEEAIMKLIREYTREAGVRNLEQQIAGICRKAAKQIVSDSTQPVHVTIGNLKDFLGASKFRYNMSEEKDQIGAVTGLAWTEVGGDTLVIEVTVMAGTGKLTLTGKLGDVMKESAQAAFSYTRSRADQLKIAPDFHEKKDIHIHIPEGAIPKDGPSAGITMATALISALTNIPVSRQVAMTGEITLRGRVLPIGGLKEKALAAHRAGIRKILIPQDNEKDIVEIPESVRNEITFIPVSHMDQVLEHALVKTVEVG from the coding sequence CTACACCTCGATGTGGGGCGAGAGAAATCGGTCAAGGCTCTCGAAAGGGCCATGATTGACGACAGCATGATTCTGCTCTGCTCCCAATCCGAGATGAATATAGAAGAGCCCTCCATAGAGGACATTTATCAAATCGGCACCATTGCTAAGGTCAGACAAATGCTCAAGCTCCCTAACGGCACTATTCGTGTACTGGTTGAGGGCATGCTTCGTGCTGAAATAACAGAATTCCAGGCAAATGATGAATACTATGAGGTTACCGTCAAAGAGCTGCCTGAGCAGGAAATAACGGACCCGGAAATCGATGCGTTAATGCGGACTGTACTTGGCCAATTCGAGAATTATATCAATCTTTCCAAAAAGGTAACCCCGGAAACATTAGCTGCAGTTTCCGATATAGATGAGCCGGGACGGTTGGCCGATGTGATTTGCAGCCATCTCCCGCTTAAAATCAAAGATAAGCAAGAAATCCTGGAGACAGTAGATGTGCGTGAACGGCTTGAAAAAATGCTCAGCATTCTTAACAACGAACGTGAAGTGCTGGAGCTGGAGCGTAAAATCAGCCAGCGTGTCAAGAAGCAAATGGAGAAGACGCAAAAGGAATATTACCTGCGCGAGCAGATGAAAGCCATTCAAAAGGAGCTTGGCGATAAAGAAGGACGTGCCGGAGAAGTAGATGAGCTCCGCGCTCTAATGGCCGAAACCGAGCTTCCGGATAAAGTCAAGGATAAAGTCGAGAAGGAAATCGAACGCTTGGAGAAGATGCCCAACACTTCGGCTGAAGGCGGTGTGATTCGCAATTATATCGATTGGCTGCTGGGGCTTCCCTGGTCCAATCGTACCGAAGATGTTTTGGATATTGATAAGGCTGAGATGATTCTGAACGAAGACCATTACGGTTTGGAAAAACCTAAAGAGCGTGTACTTGAATACTTGGCGGTTCAGAAGCTTGTGCAGCAAATGAAAGGGCCGATTCTTTGCCTGGTGGGACCGCCGGGTGTCGGTAAAACATCCATCGCGAGATCCATAGCAAGGTCCATGAATCGTCAGTTCCTGCGCATATCGCTTGGCGGTGTTCGCGATGAAGCGGAAATTCGCGGTCATCGCCGCACCTATGTCGGCGCCATGCCAGGGCGTATCATCCAAGGGATGAAAAACGCAGGCTCGAACAATCCGGTGTTCCTGCTTGATGAAATCGACAAGATGGCGATGGATTTCCGGGGAGACCCGGCCTCTGCCTTGCTGGAGGTTCTTGACCCTGAGCAGAACAGCACTTTTAGCGATCATTTTATTGAGGTACCGTTTGATTTGTCCAACGTGATGTTTATCACTACAGCCAATGCCGTCCATAACATCCCGCGTCCGCTGCTCGATAGGATGGAGGTTCTCTACATTCCTGGCTACACGGAAATCGAGAAGCTGCAAATTGCGCTTAAATACTTGCTCGGCAAACAGAAGAAGGATCACGGTCTGCAGGTGGATCAGCTGATCGTTGATGAAGAAGCAATTATGAAACTAATCCGCGAATATACACGCGAGGCTGGAGTGCGGAATCTGGAGCAGCAAATTGCCGGCATATGCCGCAAAGCGGCCAAGCAAATCGTTTCCGATTCAACGCAGCCGGTTCATGTGACTATCGGAAATTTGAAGGATTTCCTGGGAGCATCCAAATTCCGCTACAACATGAGCGAGGAAAAGGATCAGATTGGAGCCGTCACAGGTCTGGCATGGACTGAAGTCGGAGGAGACACATTAGTGATTGAAGTCACGGTTATGGCCGGTACCGGCAAGCTGACATTAACCGGCAAGCTCGGAGATGTTATGAAGGAATCAGCGCAGGCCGCTTTCAGCTATACCCGTTCGCGTGCCGATCAGCTGAAAATAGCTCCTGATTTTCATGAGAAAAAAGATATCCATATTCATATTCCCGAAGGGGCTATCCCCAAAGACGGACCATCTGCAGGGATTACGATGGCAACCGCTCTGATCTCGGCATTAACGAACATCCCCGTGTCCAGACAAGTCGCGATGACTGGTGAGATTACGCTGCGCGGCCGCGTACTGCCTATCGGAGGATTGAAGGAAAAGGCGCTGGCCGCTCACCGTGCCGGTATTCGCAAAATTCTCATTCCGCAAGACAATGAAAAGGACATCGTGGAAATTCCCGAGAGCGTCAGAAACGAAATAACCTTTATCCCGGTCAGCCATATGGATCAAGTGCTTGAGCACGCTTTGGTCAAGACGGTCGAAGTCGGATAA
- the speD gene encoding adenosylmethionine decarboxylase has protein sequence MEYSTFGRHVAVDAWGVDFDRLNSAEWLQAQMVEAAEVCGATVLSVQAKQFEPQGATVLVLLSESHLSIHTYPERGFAALDCYTCGETVDPQLAIDFMVSVLKPEKVYAKKLVRGIGEVLVETPEMKQAALVK, from the coding sequence GTGGAATACTCAACTTTCGGAAGACACGTTGCTGTAGATGCTTGGGGTGTAGACTTTGATCGTCTGAACAGCGCGGAATGGCTTCAAGCCCAAATGGTGGAAGCAGCAGAGGTTTGTGGAGCAACCGTGTTATCCGTTCAAGCGAAGCAGTTCGAACCACAAGGAGCAACCGTATTGGTATTATTGTCTGAGAGTCATCTCTCCATTCACACGTACCCTGAGAGAGGCTTTGCCGCATTGGATTGTTATACCTGCGGTGAAACTGTAGATCCTCAATTGGCGATCGACTTCATGGTATCCGTATTAAAACCGGAAAAAGTTTATGCGAAGAAACTTGTGCGCGGCATAGGTGAAGTGCTAGTGGAAACTCCAGAAATGAAGCAAGCAGCGCTTGTAAAATAA
- the hemC gene encoding hydroxymethylbilane synthase has protein sequence MRTIRVGTRQSALALTQTGQVVEELQRLSVDHGIECEFEIIKIITNGDRIQDVTLSKVGGKGLFVKEIEQALLDGEIDIAVHSMKDMPFELPEGLIVGAVPRREDPRDCVITRGHRSLDELPRGAIVGTSSLRRASQLQNYRPDLRIESVRGNIDSRLRKLESEGFDAILLAAAGLHRIGWQDRISAYLPPEICLPAVGQGALCIECRGGDAFMLDLLGRFQHGPTALAVRAERAFLGRLNGGCQVPLGAYASVSEDSGSGSAAMAQLTLTGMVGSPDGRTLLKESASGNDPEALGLLVANLLIAQGADRILAAARE, from the coding sequence ATGAGAACGATTCGAGTAGGAACAAGGCAAAGTGCATTGGCGCTCACGCAAACCGGGCAAGTGGTGGAGGAGCTTCAGCGTCTTAGCGTCGACCATGGTATAGAATGCGAATTTGAGATCATTAAAATTATCACAAATGGGGATCGTATCCAGGACGTGACGCTGTCCAAAGTCGGTGGCAAAGGCTTGTTCGTCAAAGAGATCGAACAAGCCCTTCTGGACGGCGAGATCGACATCGCCGTCCACAGCATGAAGGACATGCCCTTCGAGCTCCCCGAAGGGCTCATCGTGGGAGCAGTGCCCCGTCGCGAGGATCCGCGCGACTGCGTCATCACGCGCGGGCACCGCTCCCTGGACGAGCTGCCGCGGGGCGCGATCGTCGGTACCAGCTCGCTGCGGCGCGCCAGCCAGCTGCAGAACTACCGACCCGACCTGCGGATCGAGTCGGTCCGCGGCAACATCGATTCGCGGCTGCGCAAGCTCGAATCGGAAGGCTTCGATGCGATACTGCTCGCCGCGGCCGGTTTGCACCGGATCGGCTGGCAGGATCGCATCAGCGCGTACTTGCCGCCCGAGATCTGCCTCCCTGCCGTAGGCCAGGGAGCGCTGTGCATCGAGTGCCGGGGCGGCGACGCCTTCATGCTGGACCTGCTCGGCAGGTTCCAGCACGGCCCTACCGCGCTCGCGGTGCGCGCTGAGCGGGCCTTCCTGGGCAGACTCAATGGAGGCTGCCAGGTCCCGCTCGGCGCTTACGCCAGCGTAAGCGAGGACAGCGGCAGCGGCTCGGCGGCGATGGCGCAGCTGACGCTCACGGGCATGGTTGGCTCGCCGGACGGCCGCACCCTGCTTAAGGAATCCGCTTCCGGCAACGATCCGGAAGCGTTAGGTCTGCTCGTGGCGAATCTGTTGATCGCGCAGGGAGCAGACCGGATATTGGCTGCGGCGAGGGAGTGA
- a CDS encoding non-ribosomal peptide synthetase module: MAHRLATEYVKTCLQLTEAEMFSFIQMFVDQQVTLQVKVLENGNQEIVFQDDEGQEIVLSFEQKSGKYVCMGSCRLSNTRLANLMRIAVSEFKGSAIVNRIYSTYTMIYYYELGAVVKIVEAKGTIENIIYQYKDTLGQLEQMFLKQEIEREIEGVHQQINHLLDLRNALIETNIRSRIDSRLSQLTQRLFLLEA, from the coding sequence ATGGCACATAGGTTAGCGACTGAATATGTCAAAACCTGCCTACAGTTAACGGAAGCCGAGATGTTCAGCTTTATTCAAATGTTTGTGGATCAGCAAGTGACCTTACAGGTTAAAGTTCTTGAGAACGGCAATCAGGAGATTGTTTTTCAAGACGATGAAGGTCAGGAGATTGTACTTTCGTTTGAACAGAAATCAGGCAAATATGTTTGTATGGGATCCTGTCGATTAAGCAACACCCGCTTGGCCAACTTGATGCGTATAGCTGTTTCCGAATTCAAAGGAAGCGCTATTGTAAACCGCATATACTCTACTTATACGATGATTTATTACTATGAGCTTGGCGCAGTTGTTAAAATTGTAGAAGCCAAAGGCACCATTGAAAACATCATATATCAATACAAAGATACACTGGGGCAGCTTGAACAAATGTTTCTCAAGCAGGAAATTGAACGGGAAATTGAAGGCGTTCATCAGCAGATCAATCATTTGCTGGATCTTCGCAATGCGCTGATTGAGACGAATATTCGCAGTCGAATTGACAGTCGATTAAGTCAATTGACTCAGCGTTTATTTTTACTTGAAGCTTGA
- the ccsA gene encoding cytochrome c biogenesis protein CcsA: protein MVTQSWLYDAMIYMYALSLLFYFSDFARANRSAKRMGTGLLSFVWILQTVYLCMSIFGHVSQWALSRSDVLFLFSWLLVAISLGVNRFFRIELFVFFINVLGFAILALNIFGNPHVTPTLKGWNINDELLFIHITMAIGSYAAFTVAAIFSGMYLFLHRQLKEKQFSPNMMRLPSLEKIEEYTYFAIIVGAPLLLLALSLGGVWIALEGNKDLFWDPKVINSVFVLAAYTFYLFQHHSLRVSGNKLAAWNLAAFLIVVINFVVSNLVSGFHQWIWM from the coding sequence ATGGTAACTCAAAGCTGGTTATATGATGCAATGATATATATGTATGCCCTGAGCCTGCTGTTTTACTTCTCCGATTTTGCCAGAGCGAATCGGAGCGCAAAACGGATGGGGACGGGGCTGCTTTCGTTTGTATGGATTTTACAAACCGTATACCTCTGCATGAGCATTTTTGGCCATGTCTCGCAATGGGCATTATCCAGATCGGATGTCCTCTTTTTATTTTCGTGGCTGCTCGTTGCCATTTCTCTGGGGGTAAATCGGTTTTTCCGGATTGAATTATTTGTTTTTTTTATCAATGTGCTGGGCTTTGCGATCTTGGCCTTGAATATATTCGGCAACCCCCATGTGACGCCAACCCTCAAAGGCTGGAATATCAATGATGAATTGCTGTTTATTCATATAACTATGGCTATAGGCAGCTATGCAGCCTTCACTGTAGCGGCCATTTTTTCTGGCATGTATTTGTTTCTCCACCGGCAGTTGAAGGAAAAACAATTTTCACCGAACATGATGAGGCTGCCTTCCCTGGAAAAAATCGAGGAATATACATATTTCGCGATTATTGTCGGAGCACCGCTGCTTCTGTTAGCTCTGTCACTAGGCGGTGTGTGGATCGCGCTGGAAGGCAATAAGGATTTATTTTGGGATCCTAAAGTCATTAATTCGGTATTCGTGCTTGCTGCCTACACCTTCTATTTATTTCAGCACCATTCGCTGCGCGTGTCAGGAAATAAGCTGGCAGCCTGGAATTTGGCGGCATTTCTGATTGTTGTGATTAATTTTGTCGTATCCAATTTGGTTTCCGGCTTCCATCAATGGATTTGGATGTGA
- the cobA gene encoding uroporphyrinogen-III C-methyltransferase, which translates to MKQGKVFLVGAGPGDPKLITIRGMEAIRKADVIVYDRLASPRLLTYRKPEAELIFVGKLPDKHMLKQEEINQLLVDLAMKGKIVTRLKGGDPSVFGRVGEEAELLADHGITFEIIPGISSAIAVPAYAGIPVTHRDFTSSVAIVTGHEYPNKTYSQLDWEHLAKAVGTMIFLMGVANLEQICRELIRFGKPPQMPVALVRWGTWTQQATLTGTLEDIAEKVKLANFQSPAVIIVGEVVKLREKLAWLEKKPLFGRRVLVTRSRSQASELVDLIDEMGGEPVEFPVIRLQAPSRPEVIQALDAALTKDKLQAYDWAIFTSVNGVDFFFRRLSGLGLDIRTLVKARIAAVGPKTAEALQARGLIAEVLPFQFQGEGLLEAIIHELKVGQQVLLPTADIARDYLPQKLKELGLEVTEVDVYENVLDMQDGEGVVDMLRNRDIHIVTFTSSSTVTNLIEALTKKGIEDPISLLKGMKIACIGPKTKETLQSFGLSVDYMAKEATIASLAASMSGSEM; encoded by the coding sequence GTGAAGCAAGGCAAGGTATTTCTCGTAGGGGCCGGTCCAGGGGATCCGAAGCTCATTACGATCCGCGGAATGGAAGCGATTCGTAAAGCAGACGTCATCGTGTATGACAGGCTCGCCAGCCCGCGCTTGTTAACTTATCGAAAACCGGAAGCGGAGCTCATTTTCGTGGGCAAGCTTCCGGATAAGCATATGCTTAAACAGGAAGAGATCAATCAATTACTGGTCGATCTTGCCATGAAGGGCAAGATCGTCACAAGGCTGAAAGGCGGGGACCCCAGCGTCTTCGGTAGAGTCGGCGAAGAGGCCGAGCTGCTGGCTGATCATGGGATCACCTTTGAAATCATTCCCGGTATCAGCTCGGCGATTGCCGTACCGGCTTATGCGGGCATTCCAGTGACTCATCGGGATTTTACCTCTTCGGTGGCGATTGTGACCGGACATGAATATCCGAATAAAACGTATTCTCAACTGGATTGGGAGCATCTGGCCAAAGCCGTCGGGACGATGATCTTCTTGATGGGTGTAGCCAATCTGGAGCAAATTTGCCGCGAGTTGATTCGCTTTGGCAAACCTCCCCAAATGCCGGTTGCGCTCGTGCGTTGGGGAACATGGACGCAGCAAGCTACCCTCACCGGAACCTTGGAGGATATCGCAGAGAAAGTGAAGCTGGCCAATTTTCAATCCCCTGCCGTTATTATTGTAGGCGAAGTCGTGAAGCTGCGCGAGAAGCTGGCCTGGCTTGAAAAGAAGCCGCTTTTCGGGCGCAGGGTCCTGGTTACCCGGTCGAGAAGTCAAGCGAGCGAGCTGGTTGATCTCATTGACGAAATGGGCGGAGAGCCCGTTGAATTTCCCGTTATCCGATTGCAGGCGCCAAGCCGTCCTGAAGTGATACAAGCTCTGGATGCTGCGTTGACGAAAGATAAGCTGCAAGCTTATGATTGGGCGATATTCACCAGCGTGAATGGCGTTGATTTTTTCTTTCGCAGGCTGAGCGGGCTTGGACTCGATATTCGGACCTTGGTGAAAGCACGCATTGCAGCTGTTGGTCCGAAAACGGCCGAAGCATTGCAGGCAAGAGGTCTCATCGCCGAGGTGCTGCCTTTCCAATTTCAAGGCGAAGGCTTGCTGGAAGCGATTATACACGAACTTAAAGTGGGTCAGCAGGTCCTGCTTCCAACTGCAGATATAGCCCGAGACTACTTGCCGCAGAAGCTCAAGGAGCTGGGACTCGAGGTTACGGAAGTCGATGTATATGAGAATGTTCTGGATATGCAGGATGGAGAAGGCGTCGTTGACATGCTCCGCAACCGCGATATTCATATTGTTACTTTTACAAGCTCTTCCACTGTTACGAACTTGATCGAGGCCTTAACGAAGAAGGGGATCGAAGATCCGATCAGCTTGCTGAAAGGCATGAAAATTGCCTGCATCGGTCCCAAAACAAAAGAGACCCTGCAATCCTTCGGTCTTTCTGTTGATTATATGGCCAAAGAAGCAACTATTGCGTCACTGGCTGCGAGCATGTCCGGCTCTGAGATGTAG
- the yihA gene encoding ribosome biogenesis GTP-binding protein YihA/YsxC, with amino-acid sequence MKVNQADFVISAVGPSQYPQDALPEVALAGRSNVGKSSLINRMIARKNLARTSSQPGKTQTLNYYRINEDLYFVDLPGYGYAKVSKTKREQWGKFIEKYLLERDTLKLVMLLVDLRHPPSNDDQAMFEWLTHHDIPVCVVATKADKIPKGKWAKHAKVVRETMGMRKDDLLQVFSSEIGLGKDELWTILENAIGYESNTE; translated from the coding sequence ATGAAGGTCAATCAAGCTGATTTCGTGATCAGTGCTGTTGGTCCCAGCCAATATCCACAAGATGCCTTGCCGGAGGTTGCTCTGGCAGGGCGTTCTAATGTGGGGAAGTCGTCTCTCATCAACCGGATGATTGCGCGCAAGAATCTGGCTAGAACGAGCTCGCAGCCTGGCAAGACACAGACACTGAATTATTACCGAATTAATGAGGACTTATACTTCGTCGATCTTCCCGGGTACGGTTACGCCAAAGTATCCAAAACAAAACGTGAACAATGGGGCAAATTTATAGAGAAATATTTGTTGGAGCGCGATACCCTGAAGCTGGTTATGCTCCTGGTGGATTTGCGGCATCCCCCGAGCAATGATGATCAGGCGATGTTTGAGTGGTTGACTCATCATGACATTCCTGTCTGTGTGGTAGCAACCAAAGCAGACAAAATCCCCAAAGGCAAGTGGGCCAAGCATGCTAAAGTTGTTAGAGAAACAATGGGGATGAGGAAGGACGATTTGCTGCAGGTTTTTTCCTCCGAAATTGGGCTTGGCAAGGACGAGCTTTGGACCATTTTGGAAAATGCGATTGGTTATGAAAGCAATACGGAATAA
- the hemA gene encoding glutamyl-tRNA reductase, which translates to MHIVVVGINFRTAPVEIRERFAFFEQDMPRAIAELKETKSILEGVIVATCNRTEIYAVVDRENLCSHYITNFIERWFQIPKEQFIKHLYMYEHNKAVEHLFRVTSGLDSMVVGETQILGQVRDAFLLSQSLKATGTFFNTLFKQAITLAKKAHSETSIGENPVSVSYAAVELGKRIFGMYAGKTVMIIGAGKMSELTVKHLYANGASRVIVVNRTFERALELAEKFNGIACPAEEMVERLDQVDIVISSTGAPGYVLTREQLQPILQKRKSRPLFMMDIAVPRDLDPDIGDLPNVYLYDIDDLEAIVATSLQERRKEAAKIDKMIESELLVFEQWTKTLGVSPVIEALQSKANEIHEETMGSLLKKLPELDEREIKIIRKLTKSMVNQMLRDPILRVKEMAGERHGEEALELFTKLFALEDTLDEQEQAAVMVQAKEIKAAELAEVERAFEEKTPVFGLKPAEALVRP; encoded by the coding sequence ATGCATATTGTAGTAGTAGGCATAAATTTTCGAACAGCTCCAGTTGAAATTAGAGAACGTTTTGCTTTTTTTGAGCAAGATATGCCGCGAGCCATAGCGGAGCTCAAGGAAACGAAGAGTATACTGGAAGGTGTCATCGTGGCCACCTGCAATCGCACGGAAATATACGCTGTAGTGGATCGTGAGAACCTATGCAGCCATTATATTACCAACTTTATCGAGCGATGGTTTCAAATCCCCAAAGAACAATTCATCAAGCATTTATATATGTACGAGCACAACAAAGCAGTTGAACATCTATTCCGGGTGACAAGCGGCTTGGATTCCATGGTGGTCGGTGAAACACAAATATTGGGGCAGGTGCGGGATGCCTTTCTATTGTCTCAATCCTTGAAAGCGACCGGAACTTTTTTTAACACATTGTTCAAGCAGGCGATTACTTTGGCCAAAAAAGCTCATTCCGAAACGTCCATTGGCGAAAATCCGGTATCCGTCAGCTATGCGGCTGTTGAGCTAGGCAAACGGATCTTTGGCATGTATGCCGGTAAAACCGTGATGATTATCGGGGCGGGCAAGATGAGCGAGCTCACCGTCAAACATTTGTATGCCAATGGAGCAAGCAGGGTCATTGTAGTGAACCGCACGTTTGAGCGGGCTCTGGAGCTTGCAGAGAAGTTTAACGGCATAGCTTGTCCGGCCGAAGAAATGGTAGAGCGATTGGACCAGGTGGATATAGTCATCAGTTCTACAGGGGCCCCAGGTTATGTACTGACCCGTGAACAGCTGCAGCCGATACTTCAAAAGCGCAAATCACGGCCGCTATTTATGATGGATATTGCGGTGCCTCGCGATCTGGATCCGGATATTGGCGATTTGCCGAATGTATATCTTTATGACATAGATGATCTGGAAGCCATTGTTGCGACTTCCTTGCAGGAACGACGGAAAGAGGCGGCCAAAATCGATAAGATGATTGAATCGGAACTGCTTGTATTTGAGCAGTGGACCAAAACTCTTGGAGTTAGTCCCGTGATTGAAGCACTACAATCCAAAGCCAATGAGATTCACGAAGAAACGATGGGAAGCCTGCTCAAGAAGCTGCCGGAGCTGGATGAGCGCGAGATCAAAATCATTCGTAAATTAACGAAGAGTATGGTGAACCAAATGCTTCGCGATCCGATACTCCGTGTCAAAGAAATGGCCGGGGAGCGACACGGGGAAGAGGCTTTGGAGCTGTTTACCAAGCTGTTCGCGCTGGAAGACACGCTAGATGAGCAAGAGCAAGCTGCTGTTATGGTGCAAGCTAAGGAGATCAAGGCAGCAGAGTTGGCGGAAGTGGAACGGGCATTCGAAGAAAAGACGCCCGTATTCGGCTTGAAGCCTGCAGAAGCGCTTGTTCGTCCATAA
- a CDS encoding bifunctional precorrin-2 dehydrogenase/sirohydrochlorin ferrochelatase, whose translation MKMYYPVMLDVSGKSCLIVGGGKVARRKADSLLEAGALVTVIAPEVSDKLIAQEGRGKILLKKRAFQSGDTAAYSIVIAATDQAELNEAVYEEATAHGAWVNVTDRPDKSSFIVPSVVRRGKLILTVSTGGASPSVARSIARELEASYGAEYEIYLDFLSELRLKVQGSVKDIEIRQHIFKRVLDWDILGKIRDGSFERWKLKLDAALTEDPTLADFLP comes from the coding sequence ATGAAGATGTACTACCCGGTTATGCTGGATGTGAGCGGCAAATCTTGCTTGATCGTAGGCGGGGGAAAGGTAGCACGGCGCAAGGCGGATTCTTTGCTTGAGGCCGGTGCGCTGGTCACGGTAATAGCCCCGGAGGTATCCGATAAGCTGATAGCGCAAGAAGGCCGCGGTAAGATTTTGCTGAAGAAGAGAGCCTTCCAATCTGGTGACACTGCAGCATATTCAATCGTAATAGCGGCAACAGATCAAGCTGAGTTGAACGAAGCTGTCTATGAAGAAGCCACTGCTCATGGAGCTTGGGTGAACGTAACCGACCGACCTGACAAGAGCAGCTTCATCGTCCCTTCTGTTGTCAGAAGAGGCAAGTTAATCCTGACAGTCTCAACAGGCGGAGCCAGCCCCTCCGTGGCAAGGAGCATTGCCAGAGAGCTGGAAGCTTCTTATGGAGCGGAATATGAAATTTATTTGGACTTTTTGAGTGAGCTTCGTTTGAAGGTGCAAGGCAGCGTCAAGGATATAGAGATCAGGCAACACATTTTTAAACGAGTGTTGGATTGGGACATCCTGGGAAAAATACGCGACGGCAGCTTTGAGCGGTGGAAACTGAAGTTGGATGCGGCATTGACGGAAGATCCAACGCTGGCTGATTTCTTGCCGTAG
- a CDS encoding S-adenosylmethionine decarboxylase, whose protein sequence is MRRRQAGRLTVYGLVVLLSIWPIWQVIDSFQSKMSSTNPTHLLYQVSLFQMELLSSYLQQTREIKDSAELDSLKQSLYSANYTHERLALAVGSDHLAALSSMNQLMQYVLRLQVGGHRMLKADEKQTLLDAAAQFQDIYAAYGELMSSRGSIISSQQDKLVKKDESLSNMIRKKLLQ, encoded by the coding sequence ATGAGAAGAAGACAGGCAGGCAGATTAACCGTCTATGGATTAGTGGTATTATTAAGTATTTGGCCGATATGGCAAGTGATCGATTCATTTCAATCCAAGATGAGCAGCACCAATCCGACCCATTTGCTGTATCAGGTTTCCCTGTTTCAGATGGAGCTGCTAAGCAGCTATCTGCAGCAAACCCGTGAGATCAAGGATTCTGCGGAGCTGGATTCACTTAAGCAATCCTTATATTCCGCGAATTATACCCATGAGAGGCTGGCCCTGGCTGTCGGCTCCGATCATTTGGCCGCGCTGTCCAGTATGAATCAGCTCATGCAATACGTGCTGAGGCTGCAGGTGGGCGGACACAGGATGCTTAAAGCAGACGAGAAACAAACGCTTCTGGATGCGGCTGCTCAGTTTCAGGATATATATGCAGCCTATGGAGAATTGATGTCTTCGCGAGGGAGCATTATTTCGTCTCAACAAGATAAGCTAGTTAAGAAGGACGAGTCCCTCAGTAATATGATTCGAAAAAAGCTTCTGCAATAA